The following coding sequences are from one Methanococcoides methylutens window:
- a CDS encoding RNA methyltransferase, protein MTFNLRIVLVEPLYQGNVGSVARAMKNFGFSDLVLVNPCKLENEARALASHAWDVLSSARLVTNIEQAIEGADVVVATTGITGLKTDEHIRMPPYTPHELKEKFNGTNGTIAILFGREDNGFTNDELKLSDMIVSIPTSEIYPIMNLSHATTIMLYEMSQIEAGEQQLADGFDLKLLNEHIGELLDDIQYPEHKKEKTHLMFKRIFGRAELMPREVQTLRGFFGKIQQLLK, encoded by the coding sequence ATGACTTTTAATTTGAGGATAGTTCTGGTGGAACCTTTATACCAGGGTAATGTCGGATCAGTAGCAAGAGCTATGAAAAATTTTGGATTCAGTGACCTTGTGCTGGTAAATCCATGCAAACTGGAAAATGAAGCGCGAGCCCTGGCATCGCATGCATGGGATGTGCTTAGCAGCGCAAGGTTAGTCACCAACATCGAACAAGCCATTGAAGGAGCTGATGTCGTGGTTGCAACAACAGGCATCACCGGGCTTAAAACAGATGAACATATACGTATGCCCCCATATACACCACATGAACTTAAAGAAAAGTTCAATGGCACGAATGGAACTATTGCTATTCTCTTTGGCAGGGAAGATAATGGATTCACCAATGATGAGCTCAAATTAAGCGATATGATAGTAAGTATCCCAACTTCAGAGATATATCCAATAATGAACCTGTCACATGCCACAACTATCATGCTATATGAAATGAGCCAGATAGAAGCAGGTGAACAGCAGCTTGCTGATGGTTTTGATCTTAAGCTCCTAAATGAGCATATCGGAGAACTTCTTGACGATATCCAATACCCGGAACACAAAAAGGAAAAAACACACCTGATGTTCAAAAGGATATTCGGAAGAGCAGAGCTCATGCCAAGAGAAGTCCAGACATTGAGAGGCTTTTTTGGAAAGATACAGCAACTGCTGAAATGA
- a CDS encoding biotin--[acetyl-CoA-carboxylase] ligase, producing MVDRKMDILIALKEAGKEPISGEEIGEKLGISRTMVWKYIKILEEDGYVIGSSPGSGYVLISAPDKLYPSEISIGLDTDIIGKDIHYFESVDSTNDMAKKMGFKAEEGTVVIAEMQESGRGRKGDRWVSPKGGIWLSVILKPGILPVHAPRLTLMAGVAVARVIRQFGVDASIKWPNDVVIDGKKVCGILTEMDAEVDHIGFVVIGIGINANVSVDELPEELRGGCTSLSSINGENINRAAFVQDLLRSLEAEYLRFKLEGFSTILKDWISLSDTIGRQVEVITPQKIIAGKATGVTAEGALIVETSEGMQEVMAGRCIYK from the coding sequence TTGGTCGACAGGAAAATGGATATTCTTATAGCTTTGAAAGAAGCTGGCAAAGAACCCATCTCTGGGGAAGAAATTGGTGAAAAGCTGGGTATTTCCCGAACAATGGTGTGGAAATATATTAAGATCCTTGAAGAGGATGGTTATGTTATTGGATCATCTCCGGGTTCGGGCTATGTTCTTATTTCTGCTCCTGACAAACTCTATCCTTCTGAGATCAGCATTGGTCTTGATACCGATATCATAGGGAAAGATATTCATTATTTCGAATCAGTGGATTCTACCAATGATATGGCAAAGAAAATGGGTTTTAAGGCCGAAGAAGGTACGGTTGTAATCGCTGAGATGCAGGAAAGTGGACGTGGCCGCAAAGGTGACCGTTGGGTATCACCTAAAGGTGGTATCTGGCTTTCGGTCATCCTCAAACCAGGCATCTTACCTGTTCATGCACCAAGGCTGACACTTATGGCAGGAGTTGCTGTTGCCAGGGTCATAAGGCAGTTTGGCGTCGATGCATCTATCAAATGGCCAAATGATGTCGTCATTGATGGCAAAAAGGTTTGTGGCATTCTGACCGAAATGGATGCAGAAGTTGATCATATCGGATTTGTTGTTATTGGCATTGGTATAAATGCTAATGTATCTGTTGATGAGCTTCCGGAAGAATTACGGGGTGGTTGCACTAGCCTTAGTTCTATTAATGGTGAAAATATAAACAGGGCAGCATTCGTGCAGGATTTGCTTAGATCCCTTGAGGCGGAATATCTGCGTTTCAAACTGGAGGGTTTCTCGACGATCCTGAAGGATTGGATATCTTTATCTGACACAATTGGAAGGCAGGTTGAAGTTATAACTCCCCAGAAGATCATTGCAGGGAAAGCAACTGGAGTTACTGCTGAAGGTGCTCTAATTGTTGAGACTTCTGAAGGTATGCAAGAGGTCATGGCAGGTCGATGCATCTATAAATGA
- a CDS encoding (Fe-S)-binding protein, with product MMKGEPSINTNNFTAVQLMELDACVRCGECVNWCPTYDAANKDPGLAPRDKILRWRQFMNKSYGLRARLFGPKAIPEEEIEQFKDDVYGCTTCAMCATVCEVGINTVELWESMRANLVKRGNGPFGKQSMFVKLIGEYLNPYMADNKDRLNWIPEDVKIADKAELLYFGGCTAELRQTKLAFATARVLNYLGIEFTMLGEDEACCCSALVRTGQYEIEDIARKAARKNVDGIVAKGAKTVVYACAGCFRASLVDWPRLLGEELPFKVVHITEFLEGLIKEGKIEWVKPFDNITVTYHDPCHLGRHVGVFQPPRSVLNAIPGINLKEMDRIKENQRCCGAGGGVKAGIPDLALKVAETRVQDALAKNPDILSSACPFCKRNLSDGRDSLGADELVVEDVIVLTAEALGIRLDDCVES from the coding sequence ATCATGAAAGGTGAACCTTCAATTAATACAAATAATTTTACTGCTGTCCAGCTCATGGAGCTTGATGCTTGTGTACGCTGTGGTGAATGTGTCAACTGGTGTCCAACCTATGATGCTGCCAACAAAGATCCAGGACTCGCACCAAGGGATAAGATCCTCAGGTGGAGACAGTTCATGAACAAGTCCTATGGTCTTCGTGCCAGACTGTTCGGTCCAAAGGCAATCCCTGAGGAAGAGATCGAGCAGTTCAAGGATGATGTCTATGGCTGCACAACTTGTGCAATGTGTGCAACTGTTTGTGAAGTCGGTATCAACACTGTTGAACTCTGGGAATCCATGCGTGCAAATCTTGTCAAACGTGGAAATGGTCCATTCGGTAAGCAGAGCATGTTTGTCAAGCTCATCGGTGAGTATCTGAATCCATATATGGCTGACAACAAGGACAGGCTTAACTGGATACCTGAAGATGTCAAGATCGCTGACAAAGCAGAACTTCTTTACTTCGGAGGATGTACTGCAGAACTGAGGCAGACAAAGCTTGCATTTGCTACAGCACGTGTCCTTAACTACCTTGGAATCGAGTTCACAATGCTTGGTGAGGATGAGGCTTGCTGCTGTTCCGCACTTGTCAGGACAGGTCAGTATGAAATCGAGGATATTGCACGTAAAGCTGCAAGGAAGAATGTTGACGGTATCGTTGCAAAGGGCGCAAAGACCGTTGTCTATGCATGTGCAGGATGTTTCAGAGCTTCCCTTGTTGACTGGCCAAGGTTACTTGGTGAAGAACTTCCATTCAAGGTCGTTCATATCACAGAGTTCCTCGAAGGTCTTATCAAGGAAGGAAAGATCGAATGGGTCAAGCCATTTGACAACATTACAGTAACATACCACGATCCATGCCACCTTGGTCGTCACGTAGGTGTCTTCCAGCCTCCAAGGAGTGTTCTTAATGCTATACCTGGTATAAACCTGAAAGAGATGGACCGTATCAAGGAAAACCAGCGCTGCTGTGGAGCTGGCGGTGGTGTAAAGGCAGGTATTCCTGATCTTGCTCTCAAGGTTGCTGAGACTCGTGTTCAGGATGCTCTTGCAAAGAACCCTGATATCCTTTCAAGCGCATGTCCGTTCTGTAAGAGGAACCTTTCTGATGGAAGGGACTCCCTTGGTGCAGATGAGCTTGTTGTTGAGGATGTTATTGTCCTTACAGCCGAAGCACTTGGAATCAGACTTGATGATTGTGTAGAGAGCTGA
- a CDS encoding DUF424 domain-containing protein — translation MYLKIHKSGNQMIVAVCDKELIGKKLKKGELVIEISEGFYKGEIASEEKIIEAISNATTANIFGSRAVQCAIDAGVIESGCVIYIEGIPHAQLYKL, via the coding sequence ATGTACCTGAAAATACACAAGTCCGGAAATCAGATGATCGTTGCAGTTTGCGATAAAGAACTGATAGGTAAAAAGCTTAAAAAAGGCGAACTGGTCATAGAGATCAGTGAAGGATTCTACAAAGGCGAGATAGCATCTGAAGAGAAGATCATCGAAGCCATATCAAATGCAACAACCGCAAATATATTTGGCAGTCGCGCAGTCCAATGCGCCATCGATGCCGGCGTGATCGAATCCGGATGCGTTATATATATTGAAGGAATACCACATGCACAATTATATAAATTATAA
- a CDS encoding ferritin-like domain-containing protein: MSLDKILKATFKGETTEVGWYLAMSKLAEREGHFDAALYFRQIAMDEAWHATEVAEILGAIKGTTVENIEMMLEGEAMAEQEKADAARIAREEGNEAAALFFARASLDEARHHAGLAGLLKKLKQIE, from the coding sequence ATGAGTTTAGACAAGATTCTGAAAGCTACTTTTAAAGGTGAGACTACTGAAGTTGGATGGTACCTTGCAATGTCAAAACTGGCAGAGCGTGAAGGTCATTTTGATGCTGCTCTCTATTTCCGCCAGATCGCTATGGATGAGGCATGGCATGCTACAGAGGTTGCTGAGATCCTTGGTGCTATAAAAGGCACTACTGTCGAGAACATCGAGATGATGCTCGAGGGTGAAGCCATGGCTGAGCAGGAGAAAGCTGATGCTGCACGTATCGCTCGCGAGGAGGGTAACGAAGCTGCTGCATTGTTCTTTGCAAGAGCATCACTTGATGAGGCAAGGCATCATGCAGGTCTTGCAGGTCTCCTCAAGAAACTGAAACAGATTGAGTAA
- a CDS encoding minichromosome maintenance protein MCM produces MSEVKWDEKFRDFLKRYCWDDILLLANEYPELRSITVDFPDLEQFDADLAYELLEHPDDVIPYAEQALREIDIPIEKDLDDAHVQFINIPNRVAIRDLRSKHLLKFISIEGMIRKATEVRPKITNAAFMCMRCENTSYEPQDGPKFVEPNECENESCGKKGPFKLLIDQSSFVDAQKLQVQEAPENLKGGTQPQSLDVDAEDDLAGLVKPGDRLVINGILRSHQRTLREGKSTFYDLVLHANSIEYVDQEFDELDITPEDEEMIIDMGNDPNIYKNITGSIAPSIYGYEDIKEALSLQLFSAVPKMLPDGSRVRGDIHILLVGDPGIAKSQLLRYMVKISPRGVFASGKSASSSGLTAAAVKDDLGDGRWTLEAGALVMADMGLAAVDEMDKMSREDKSALHEAMEQQTISVAKAGILATLKSRCALLGAANPKYGRFDKYEGLAEQINMPPALISRFDLIFILLDVPDRTKDSNIANHILKSQYAGELLEQKSRLPSSKVTNEDVEAHIDVILPTIENDLLRKYVAYARRKVFPIMEDDAREHIINFYLDLRRQGEGKDSPVPVTARQLEALVRLAEASARIRLSNVVTMDDAKRTTRISMACMRQVGVDPDTGAFDVDVVASGTSKSQRDKIHLIKEIITRVSERHAGSKAPLEEVFAEAETENIDRERAEELVTKMKRQGDLLAPDNKHIKLV; encoded by the coding sequence ATGAGTGAAGTTAAATGGGATGAAAAATTCAGGGATTTTCTAAAAAGATACTGCTGGGACGATATACTCCTGCTTGCTAATGAATACCCTGAGCTACGTAGCATTACAGTCGATTTTCCGGACCTTGAGCAATTCGATGCAGATCTTGCATATGAGCTACTCGAGCATCCCGATGATGTGATACCATATGCTGAGCAAGCGCTTCGTGAAATTGACATACCTATCGAGAAAGACCTCGATGATGCTCACGTACAGTTCATTAACATCCCAAACCGTGTCGCAATAAGAGATCTGCGTAGTAAGCACTTGCTGAAGTTCATATCCATTGAAGGAATGATACGCAAAGCCACGGAAGTCAGGCCAAAGATCACAAATGCAGCATTCATGTGTATGCGGTGTGAGAACACAAGCTATGAGCCACAGGATGGACCGAAGTTCGTAGAACCGAACGAGTGTGAGAATGAATCATGCGGCAAAAAGGGACCTTTCAAATTGCTTATCGACCAGTCCAGCTTTGTAGATGCACAAAAACTTCAGGTACAGGAAGCACCAGAAAATCTTAAGGGCGGCACACAACCACAAAGCCTTGATGTTGATGCAGAGGATGATCTTGCAGGACTTGTCAAACCTGGCGACCGTCTTGTAATAAACGGAATACTACGCTCACACCAGCGAACCCTGAGAGAGGGAAAATCCACGTTTTACGATCTCGTCCTTCACGCGAATTCCATCGAATATGTAGATCAGGAATTCGATGAACTCGACATAACTCCCGAAGATGAAGAAATGATCATCGATATGGGCAATGATCCAAACATTTATAAAAATATAACTGGATCGATCGCACCGTCCATCTACGGTTATGAGGACATAAAAGAAGCACTCAGCCTCCAGCTATTCTCGGCAGTCCCTAAAATGCTACCCGATGGTTCACGTGTCAGGGGAGACATACACATACTGCTGGTAGGAGATCCGGGTATCGCTAAAAGTCAGTTACTTCGCTACATGGTGAAAATATCACCCCGTGGTGTGTTCGCATCAGGTAAAAGCGCATCATCCAGTGGTCTGACAGCTGCAGCAGTCAAAGACGACCTTGGAGACGGACGCTGGACGCTGGAAGCCGGTGCACTGGTAATGGCAGATATGGGTCTTGCAGCAGTGGACGAAATGGATAAAATGAGCAGGGAAGATAAGAGTGCATTGCACGAAGCAATGGAACAACAAACAATAAGTGTTGCAAAAGCAGGAATCCTAGCAACGCTTAAATCAAGGTGTGCGCTCCTTGGTGCTGCAAATCCTAAATATGGAAGATTCGACAAATATGAAGGACTTGCCGAACAGATCAACATGCCACCTGCATTGATATCCAGGTTCGACCTTATTTTCATACTTCTCGATGTTCCAGACCGCACAAAGGATAGCAACATCGCAAACCACATATTGAAATCCCAGTATGCCGGAGAACTTTTAGAACAGAAGAGTAGACTTCCATCGTCCAAGGTGACGAATGAGGATGTAGAAGCACATATAGATGTCATACTTCCTACTATCGAAAATGACCTGTTGAGAAAATATGTAGCTTATGCACGAAGGAAAGTTTTCCCAATAATGGAAGACGATGCCCGTGAACACATAATTAATTTCTATCTCGACCTTAGGAGGCAGGGAGAAGGCAAAGATTCACCAGTGCCTGTCACCGCAAGACAGCTCGAGGCCCTTGTCAGACTTGCTGAAGCAAGTGCTCGCATACGTTTAAGTAATGTAGTTACAATGGATGATGCGAAAAGAACTACCAGAATATCCATGGCATGTATGCGACAGGTAGGAGTAGATCCAGATACAGGCGCATTCGATGTAGACGTCGTCGCATCCGGAACAAGCAAGAGCCAGAGAGATAAGATACACCTTATAAAAGAGATCATTACACGCGTCAGTGAAAGACATGCAGGTTCAAAGGCACCCCTTGAAGAGGTCTTTGCAGAGGCTGAGACTGAAAATATAGACAGGGAAAGAGCAGAAGAGCTTGTCACAAAAATGAAAAGGCAGGGAGATCTCCTTGCACCCGATAATAAACATATAAAATTAGTATGA
- the oadA gene encoding sodium-extruding oxaloacetate decarboxylase subunit alpha: protein MSVKITETILRDAHQSLLATRMRTRNMLPIVEKLDEVGYYSLEMWGGATFDTCIRYLNEDPWERLRELKKQMVNTPAQMLLRGQNLVGYRHYSDDVVEKFVTKAHENGIDIFRIFDAVNDIRNMEKSISVAKNVGAHVQGTISYTISPVHTVEKYVEFAKELADLDCDSICIKDMAGLLAPHEAYELITSLKKEVGLPVALHCHCTSGMASMSYMAACDAGVDVLDTALSPLAGGTSQPPTESVVAALARTKYDTGLDLGLLTESSRYFKDLKEEYRGILDPISEQIDTNVLLYQIPGGMLSNLVSQLKEQNALDKYDAVLEEMPKVREELGYPPLVTPTSQIVGTQAVLNVLMGERYKVIPKEVKDYVRGLYGRSPAPISSEMIAKIIGDEEPITCRPADLLEPEYESLKKEAEEQGLVKKEEDVLTYILYPAIAPKFLLGEAEEEELLPVTVAQAALQAHVEIPTDYRVEIDGEVFDVKVEPTGGSVQVVESSKTTVECEGAVTSHMQGMILSINVNVGDTVEEGDKICVIEAMKMENAIHAPASGVVKEIFVSEGDPVGTGEVLMAIN, encoded by the coding sequence ACCAGTCTCTTCTTGCGACACGTATGCGAACCCGTAACATGTTACCGATCGTTGAAAAGTTGGATGAGGTCGGATATTACTCACTTGAGATGTGGGGAGGTGCTACATTTGATACATGTATCAGATACTTGAATGAGGATCCGTGGGAGCGCCTGAGGGAACTTAAAAAGCAAATGGTGAACACTCCGGCACAGATGTTACTTCGTGGTCAGAATCTTGTGGGGTACCGTCACTATTCAGATGATGTTGTGGAGAAGTTCGTAACAAAGGCTCATGAGAATGGTATCGACATATTCAGGATATTTGATGCGGTCAATGACATACGCAACATGGAAAAGTCAATAAGCGTTGCAAAGAACGTTGGTGCGCATGTTCAGGGTACCATTAGCTACACCATCAGTCCGGTACACACCGTAGAAAAGTATGTTGAATTTGCAAAAGAGCTTGCGGATCTGGATTGTGACTCTATCTGCATCAAGGATATGGCAGGGCTGCTTGCACCTCACGAGGCGTACGAACTTATAACCTCTCTCAAGAAAGAGGTCGGTCTTCCTGTTGCACTTCACTGCCACTGTACATCTGGCATGGCTTCAATGAGCTATATGGCTGCATGTGATGCTGGTGTCGATGTTCTTGATACGGCATTATCTCCTCTTGCAGGCGGGACTTCCCAGCCTCCTACAGAGTCAGTTGTTGCAGCACTTGCAAGGACAAAATATGATACTGGCCTGGATCTGGGACTTCTGACCGAGTCTTCAAGATACTTCAAGGATCTCAAAGAAGAATACCGGGGTATACTTGATCCTATATCAGAACAGATCGATACTAACGTCCTGCTTTACCAGATTCCCGGTGGTATGCTTTCCAATCTTGTTTCACAGCTCAAGGAGCAGAATGCTCTTGACAAATATGATGCTGTTCTGGAAGAGATGCCAAAGGTCCGTGAGGAACTTGGATATCCTCCACTTGTCACTCCAACCAGCCAGATCGTTGGAACTCAGGCTGTATTGAATGTTCTTATGGGTGAGCGCTACAAGGTCATACCTAAAGAAGTGAAGGATTATGTTCGTGGTCTGTATGGAAGGTCACCTGCACCTATCAGTTCAGAAATGATCGCAAAGATAATTGGCGACGAAGAGCCTATTACCTGTCGCCCGGCAGACCTTCTGGAACCTGAATATGAGTCTCTTAAGAAAGAGGCAGAAGAACAGGGTCTTGTGAAGAAGGAAGAGGATGTTCTGACCTACATATTGTATCCTGCTATCGCACCAAAGTTCCTGCTTGGTGAGGCAGAAGAAGAGGAGCTCCTCCCTGTAACTGTTGCGCAGGCTGCTCTACAGGCCCATGTGGAAATACCAACCGATTACCGTGTTGAGATCGATGGCGAGGTATTTGATGTCAAGGTAGAGCCTACTGGAGGTTCTGTCCAGGTCGTGGAGAGCTCAAAAACGACAGTTGAATGTGAAGGCGCTGTTACAAGCCACATGCAGGGCATGATCCTTTCGATCAATGTCAATGTTGGCGACACCGTTGAAGAAGGGGATAAGATCTGTGTTATCGAAGCCATGAAGATGGAGAATGCGATCCATGCTCCAGCTAGTGGTGTGGTAAAAGAGATATTTGTCTCTGAAGGCGATCCCGTTGGTACGGGAGAAGTATTGATGGCAATCAACTGA
- a CDS encoding nitrite/sulfite reductase domain-containing protein — MVKDLLNKGAILQRDKCSYAIVPQTPAGIISPGELQRIVDVARKYGVEVLKFTSAQRIAIVGLKEEDLDNAWLELEMEPASAIGKCVRSIKVCPGTTFCKRAQQDAVSLGSIIDDKYHGVQLPSKFKMAVSGCMNSCSEPAVKDIGIMGTPRGYTVMVGGNAGIRPRLGDVISEGLNETEVLELIEKIIGIYKGYAKRYRIGRLIDDMGLDNFKKELGLI, encoded by the coding sequence TTGGTAAAGGATCTGTTAAATAAGGGTGCTATACTTCAGCGTGACAAGTGTTCTTATGCTATAGTTCCACAAACTCCGGCAGGCATCATAAGTCCTGGTGAATTGCAAAGGATAGTGGATGTTGCAAGGAAATATGGTGTTGAAGTTCTTAAATTTACATCGGCACAGCGTATTGCTATTGTCGGCTTAAAAGAAGAGGATCTTGATAATGCATGGTTGGAACTTGAAATGGAGCCTGCATCTGCGATCGGTAAATGCGTTCGTAGCATAAAGGTCTGTCCTGGTACTACTTTTTGTAAAAGAGCACAGCAGGATGCTGTTTCTCTTGGTTCTATTATTGATGATAAATATCATGGTGTGCAGCTTCCCTCAAAGTTCAAAATGGCTGTAAGTGGGTGTATGAATTCCTGCTCCGAACCGGCTGTAAAGGATATTGGCATAATGGGAACTCCCCGGGGCTATACTGTGATGGTCGGGGGGAATGCTGGTATTAGGCCAAGACTTGGTGATGTTATCAGTGAAGGTCTCAACGAGACTGAGGTTCTTGAACTTATAGAAAAAATCATTGGTATTTACAAAGGCTATGCTAAAAGATATCGTATTGGCAGACTTATCGATGATATGGGTCTGGATAATTTCAAGAAGGAACTTGGCTTAATATAA
- a CDS encoding S-layer protein domain-containing protein: MSYSRNNWIRFFVSFLIILLLLILPVLGAQVKAEVLMDGDSIFVETGSFWEFNQGYVFVIKDVNADGGVWVELSLDGVSLKDEVLYEGDIFVYSRDSTELFNMTVDTIYYGSGGDLVTFKPVFQYRDRSLPAPIPEDSEVSVNDSNTSSEPDVTSDNDIPGFGLITTMCCMVLVFICRSFFEVK; the protein is encoded by the coding sequence GTGAGTTACAGTAGAAATAACTGGATACGCTTCTTTGTATCCTTCCTTATTATTTTGTTACTTCTTATACTGCCAGTGCTCGGAGCTCAGGTAAAGGCTGAAGTGCTAATGGATGGTGACAGTATTTTCGTTGAGACCGGAAGTTTCTGGGAGTTCAACCAGGGTTATGTCTTTGTTATCAAAGATGTGAATGCAGATGGGGGTGTATGGGTAGAACTTTCGCTTGATGGTGTTAGTCTGAAGGACGAAGTTCTTTATGAAGGAGACATTTTTGTTTATTCTCGTGATTCAACAGAACTATTCAATATGACCGTTGATACTATCTATTATGGTTCTGGTGGTGATCTGGTGACCTTTAAACCCGTTTTCCAATATCGTGATCGCTCACTTCCAGCTCCCATCCCGGAAGATTCTGAAGTATCTGTAAATGATTCCAACACATCTTCAGAACCGGATGTAACGTCTGATAATGACATTCCGGGTTTCGGTCTTATAACCACGATGTGCTGTATGGTCCTTGTTTTTATTTGCCGTAGCTTTTTTGAAGTGAAGTGA
- a CDS encoding disulfide reductase, which yields MSMEYFSGLTESTEIVNSFGMLTESMRITFAAVMIMATISIAIFMVGMYINLKKWGEGSEGYSLKPSGSILAFPKALAYQMSAKGHGHGQNIFVTLILDALLQRRALQRSPARWAMHLAIFGGWIALCIMSIAMFVVEIIHMVGIHIISPEVFREMLSFPNDVFSYILLFGIIIAIFRRLFVTKARESTIAFDSVLLIGLTIIVITGFIADGVRNGTFWGMGMQSDLAPPASLFHVVISLFFCIAYIPFSKYMHMIAGPLTLMANKGGE from the coding sequence ATGAGTATGGAATATTTCAGTGGACTTACTGAGTCTACGGAGATCGTAAACAGTTTCGGGATGCTTACTGAATCTATGAGGATCACATTTGCAGCGGTCATGATCATGGCCACAATCTCAATCGCGATCTTCATGGTCGGTATGTATATCAATCTTAAAAAATGGGGCGAAGGTTCCGAAGGATACAGTCTTAAGCCTTCAGGAAGCATACTTGCATTCCCTAAAGCGTTAGCCTATCAGATGAGTGCAAAAGGGCATGGCCATGGCCAGAACATATTTGTTACACTTATTCTTGATGCTCTCCTTCAGAGACGTGCTTTACAGCGCAGTCCTGCAAGATGGGCCATGCATCTAGCCATCTTTGGTGGATGGATCGCTCTTTGTATCATGTCAATAGCTATGTTCGTTGTGGAGATCATCCACATGGTAGGTATTCACATAATATCGCCTGAAGTTTTCAGAGAGATGCTCAGTTTCCCTAATGATGTATTCAGCTATATCCTGTTGTTCGGTATCATCATTGCAATTTTCAGGAGACTTTTCGTAACAAAAGCCCGTGAGAGCACTATTGCTTTTGATTCTGTCCTTCTTATCGGACTTACTATCATTGTCATCACAGGTTTCATTGCTGACGGTGTAAGGAATGGTACTTTCTGGGGTATGGGAATGCAATCCGATCTCGCACCACCTGCATCACTGTTCCACGTTGTGATCTCATTGTTCTTCTGTATCGCATATATCCCATTCAGTAAGTATATGCATATGATCGCAGGACCACTGACCCTTATGGCTAACAAGGGAGGCGAATGA
- a CDS encoding coiled-coil protein has translation MSDLPDAATMNERDLKNVVNDYRTKISQNERTLKAVFRDLKLHRTNIDELKEKRDKLNAQVKELATKAREEKTLRDAVNEKIAEIKASNEKIRGEKDKITGSISELKAKRDEYNKLSRGSVDSLTKAYAAELDKFLNADIPLKHEIDIFGRLTELQQRIDSASNADDIHKKIVETYKKSESVYKSDGTVGGSVKELAEESQKHHLAMLDSYRKVDELRKEADMYHSQIKETYAVVSPIREKIDPLKAKISQLRDELSVYLDKLNDIQLEKDEKKIDEKHNVAKEKFEKTGKMSLQDLKLLMEKGDIKF, from the coding sequence ATGAGCGACTTACCAGATGCAGCAACCATGAACGAAAGGGACCTTAAAAATGTAGTCAACGACTACAGAACAAAGATCTCACAGAACGAGCGTACCCTGAAAGCTGTATTCAGAGACCTGAAGCTACACAGAACGAACATCGATGAGCTTAAAGAAAAAAGGGACAAGCTCAATGCACAGGTAAAAGAGCTGGCAACAAAAGCACGGGAAGAAAAAACACTACGTGATGCAGTGAACGAGAAGATAGCTGAGATCAAAGCTTCAAATGAGAAGATACGTGGTGAAAAGGACAAGATCACAGGTAGCATATCGGAGCTTAAAGCAAAACGTGATGAGTACAATAAGCTTTCCCGCGGAAGTGTGGACTCCCTCACAAAAGCATATGCTGCAGAGCTTGACAAGTTCCTGAATGCTGACATTCCACTAAAGCATGAGATCGATATATTTGGAAGACTGACAGAACTTCAACAGAGGATCGACTCTGCAAGCAATGCAGACGATATCCACAAGAAGATAGTAGAAACATACAAGAAATCCGAATCAGTCTACAAATCCGATGGAACCGTTGGCGGTAGCGTTAAGGAGCTCGCAGAAGAGTCACAGAAACACCATCTTGCAATGCTTGATAGCTACAGGAAGGTCGATGAGCTTCGCAAAGAAGCGGATATGTACCACTCACAGATCAAGGAAACATATGCTGTAGTATCCCCAATAAGGGAAAAGATCGACCCGCTTAAAGCTAAGATATCACAGCTCAGGGATGAACTCAGCGTATATCTTGACAAGCTCAACGACATTCAGCTTGAAAAAGATGAGAAGAAGATCGATGAAAAACATAACGTAGCAAAAGAGAAGTTCGAAAAGACAGGAAAGATGAGCCTGCAGGATCTCAAATTGTTAATGGAGAAGGGAGATATTAAGTTCTGA